tttttggtaattttcccaaagttTGAACTAAACAATCAATTTTAGGTCgatatatttataccaatttgtTAGCTTCATCTAACTTGACTAAGACGACTCGAAAACCATTTTAAGATGAAATCTTCAACTTGATAGCTGCATATCGATGCTTCTCGGGCAAAAGGGTCAACGTCAGTAACAGCAAACATTGTCATCGATATGGTAATGTGCCAACGAGTTGCGGTCCCGCAATTGCCATGATGAGAAGTCTGTGGACAAGAGCATTCAATTGAACGCCCGAAAAGGAATAATTTGGACCGTGGGGGAAAATGATAGTTCCTATGGATTTATTGCGCCTATGCCCGATTTGACGGCCAACCGTTTGATAGATTCCACattttaggaaaagaaattaggAAATGCTATCCCCATtttgaaattcttaaaaaaaaaatactttcataacAGTTTGATAGTATTATTAGTTATTTCTAACCAtaaatccacacaccatcactacgtgttttacataaaacacttattaattgaaaattatggagtcagaaataatgacaatacTCACAAATTGTCATGATAGCAGCTCTCATTCTTAAATATTGTGAGATTTTCTCATAGTTGATTCTGAATGCTTTATGTGATTTTACAAAGCCAATAATTTGTTAAGTGCCTAATAAgaatagaataattaaaattgCATGCATAGtctgaacccaaaaaaaaaaaaaaatcagctgcTCTATTTGAAAGTCGTTTTGCAGCATATCATACTATTTGTGGGTTCTACTGATTTTTCTTCGTGGTTCAAAGGAATAGAGGTGCACGTATGAACTCACCGACCAGATGAGAATCATACGAAAGTCCATCTCCGCGAGTATATATGAACTATCTTTCCATGGAAGGGCTTTGCATCAATAATTTCCAACTCTTTGGGTGAGATTGCAATTTGTTGAAGACATATAGTTGCTTCGTCAAGATAGATACTGTTGGCACCCAAAAATAATCTGGGCCATTGTAGATCGATAGAGCCCATGGTGCATTGTCAACAAGACGGCTGGTGATTATTAAAAATCGGCAACTAAAAAGGGTAATCGGTGTCCCTCACGTTTAGTTTGATCTTTTTTCGACTAGTATTAGGTGTGAACATATTTAACTGAAGAGGCAATATCTGACACcatttgagattttgtgagatcatTACCAACTGTTAAGTTATTTGATGAAgatgtggtttaatatttatattaaatgtgtcaaatgggtgagtcGGATCGAGTTTGGATGCGGTCAAATATGGTTCGACTTATATTGACCCGTCTAAcctattttgacccatatttgatGACTCATACCCAACCCGACTTGCAaccgacccatacccgacctaaCCCATTTTAACCCACATTATCAAAATAccctaatattctaaaaaaatctatACAACTCGTTTAACatattttaagctcttcacatgtatatgttaccaaataaaaacttcacatcaaataaaaaaaagaaaattaaataataaaaaattagtaaataaaataaaagattatattattaaaacactCTCGCGGAATAAAAatctattgattttttttttaaattataaattttttaaattttttattgagcGGACGTGCTGGCCTTTTGGGCCACGTACGACGGCTCTTGTCCCGTAACTTTCCCCCAAGCAGTAGCACCCACGGAAAAACTGCACTAACCACGTGTTGAACTAACTGAGGAATCCCTTGGACCACAGCATGTCTTCATGATTTCGAGGGCCATCttcgtcaagatagcttgaagCTTTGTCCCGACGGCCAAGATTATCTGCAATACATTCGTATGGTGATGTTTATCGTCGCCCTCGTCTCCTCAATCTTAATCAGAACCACGCAGAGGGAAGCGGTTGCCTGCCATCTTGAAAGGAAGCGCCGACGGTCAGGAGCTTCAATTCATAATGAGAAAGCGTCTTCCGAGAAGAACAGCATGCATCTGACATTTAGAAGTAAGAAGATAACGAATGAAGCCCACAACGCACGCAACATCCGCAACTTTCCAACGCACGTAACATCCAGCGAGCAAAAGcgggcggcggtggtggcggcgggcgGCCGGGCAGTTGTCGAAGGTGGGCAGCGGTGGACAGTCAAAGGGGAGTGGCGGCGGGGTTCGACGGTTGACAGTTGGAGGGGCCGGGGTGACGGTGGTCAGCGGCGGGCAGTGGTCGACGGCAACAGTGGCGGGTGACGGTGATGGCTCGCGGTGGGCGGCGGCCCGTGACCCAACCCAAGTACAACATGACTTAACATTTTGATGGGTCAAAAATAGGTCAAAAATGAGTTCTACGTGGGTTGTCTCTTCAGCATAGCTACGTCTCTTTTCAAAAGACGATTGAGTATCCCCGTCTTTTGTTCCGTTCTCAAGTCCCTCAATTTATGAAGTCTCGTTTCTGTTCGTTAACATACCACCGAGCCATCTTTTATTAACATAATGACACCGAGCCCTTATTGCAGCCCGTGCTACTGAATCAGCTGCTTTACTCTTGGTACCAacaattaaatatatttttgacccatcaaatttatctttaattttttggacccatttttatTGGGCTCTCTAAAAGATAACAACCCATTTAttcaaaatatgggtcaaatatggatcATTGACCCATATTGACTACTCTAATTTATACATTCTATCGCCACACTCATGTTTGTTACCTCAATAAGGGTAAACCGATACTCATGATGCAAACTCATTTTCAAAGTAAATGTCATAATATGATTGATAGTGATTATCTCTTTTTCTTACTGTCCATTGAAGTTGGATGGAAACCATTGGTGGCTATTCAAATTGGCCATTGGACGAAAACAATTTGCATACATGTGCATTTTTTAGGCAAGTCggaaaattgggaaaagtacactagaagtgccataacttttgtacggcgttcacttgagtgccatatcgaagtaaaaacattcacttgagtgttatttttgtcgaaaaagctgacgtggactttttactattattttattaatttagcaatgccacgtggattttctttacatttttcaatattttttgaaactttctttaatttttttattcattttaatgtttttattttaattttagttatttaatatttcaaaaaaaagaaaacccttagGTTTCttggtggtggccggcgagggtcgccgtcGGCTACCACCGGCCGGCCCAGGGGCCGGGGTCGGCTTGCCCCGGGCCGGCGAGGGCCTCGCGCCCCCGCCGGCCAAAGGCCCCCTGAGGCGATCGAGGCCGCAACGGTCATCGGCCTAGGGCGAGCCGACCCTCGCCCTGAGCGATGGCCCTCGCGGCCTCGCTTCTTGCAAGGGGCCTTTGGCCGGCGGGGGCATGAGGCCCTCGCCCAAACCGGGCGAGGGCTTCACGCCCTAGCTCCCTATAGCCCGGGGTGAGCCGACCCTAGCCCCTGGGCTGGCCggccggtggtggtcggcggcgaccctcgccggccaccatcGAGAAACCAAgggttttgcccttttttttttgtgaaaatattcaataattaaaaaaaatccagaaaaataaaatctgtaaaaaaattaaaaactaatgaaaatttccacatgtacattaaaatattcaaaaaattggtTCGTtggtgccacgtcagctttttggGCATTCAAGTCAGTTTTTCCAACGTCCACGTAAGtcttggcactcaagtgaacgatttttaaaagttatggcactccagtgaacgttttgaaagttatgacactcgagtgaacaccgtacaaaagttatggcacttatagtgtattTTTCCCCAGAAAATTAGACGTGCGTTTTGGAGGGTTTTACATATGTGAAATCCGATGAAGTGGTTCTAAAAAAATAACGTAGAATTCTTTCAAAAACATGTCGAAAACTAAGAATATAATTTTGAGACATAAATGTTATGTTCTTGGGAGGACGCTAAGATCattaaaaaaggagaaagagacaGATCACCAATGTCACCAAGTGGTTGAAGTCTATTTATGATGGTGGGGAAAGGGAATATTTTCTGCATAAACCCAAGACTCCCATTTAGCAAATAACTCACATAGTTTTTCACTTCACAAGATACATTATGGAGTAATTAGGTCACCATTACAGTGATTGCAATGTTACTGCTTGCTCTTCAGCTGCATGAACTTCGTTGGTGAATAGAGTCGGAAGAGGTTATATGCCGAGAGGAACGACGTGAGCACTAGGACGATGCACGCGACGTAGCCACAGAGGAGCGCCCCGCCGATTTGGACGCAGAATCTGGTGTACCTGCCGCACAGTTTCATCCATTGCATGGCCTTGGACCCCGTCACCGCCAGAAGTGACGCCTGCGTCGCGGCCGCGGTGGTAGCAAATACAACGTAGACGGCGACCTGTACCGTTATGGGTACCAAATAGCAGTACAAAACAATTACAATGATTGTCGCCAGTCGTCCTTAATTCCTATTGATGAGTATCATGAGAGGGAAAGCAGTTGACAGAGAATGTACTTACTCGAGGAAGAACGCATGCACAAGATGTAAAATGCGAGTACTTAGGTAATAGCTAAACACTTCACATACTAATGCTCGTCGAAAAACCTGTAACATCTTTTGCTGTAGCTATCTTGAAGTTTTGTTGCGACTACTCTGAAAGATGGGTTTCATAATTGCACGACGAAAATACAttcaatctctctttcttttttataagaaaAGAATTCACGAAAAGTGGATGCTATTTTGTTATTCCCGTTGTCAATATTGTGGCTTTCTGATCTACTTAGTTTACGTTCATTCGTAGCATGATTTGGCCTTGGATGGAGTCAAGTATGCCCTAAATATTCAGCGACCGAAAGATGAACTCATTTCAAAGTGTCATTTCCTATTTGATAAAGATTGGATGACAGGGTAGAGTAACTTCATCATCATCTAATTGTTTGTCAAATCCAATTCTTTCCAAAAACAGTCATCTCGATAATTAAACATACAAATACCAATTACCCGATCaagttgtttgaaaaaaaaaatcatcaatttcgaGAATTCTTTTCATAGTTAGCTAGCGATACACATGGGAACCagaggaagaggttgagagTTACCTGATCCAGCAAGAAATGGACCCAAGACAGGTTCTTCAAGAGGGGACTCTGCATCTCTCCCTTGTAGCAAGCTGAGACTGAACATCTGCTCAGCTGGAGCAGATTATAACCAGCAACCACACCATCAATGTACACCAAAACCCTACCAAACATAACAAACAGCACACTTTCATATCATTTCCAGGAGCATAATTCACAAAATAGAGACACAAGCAAAAACTTCAAGATGTATATCGAGATCAAGATCCAGAGAGAGGTGTTGTGGTGGTGGGGGGGGGTGGTGGAAGGGGAGGGGAGAAGGTGTTTACGGGAGAGCTTTCAAGTCCCTGAAAGTGGCTTTCTTGGCGTAGGTGTACATAATGAGCTTGGTCTGAGTGTCCATGGCAACCAAACATGCGGTCAAGACCAAGAGCAAGATCGCAGAAACTCTCAAGAAAGCTTCAGTTTTTTCTGCCCAATACCCCATGACTGGTTTCTATAATTTTCTTTGCTTGCTAAGTTTTTCTGACTCCTTTTCGCCCTCGCCGAAGGCTCCCACGACCACCCTCTTTATGAGGACTTGAAAGCTTTTGGATGCTGAGAAAACATTTAAAGTAATTGGCGTGGAAATGTCCACGCCGATTCCAAAGTTGCCTCCACAAACCCCTTTCAACTTGACGTCTCCTTAATCCCCTTCCCTTGTCCCCGTGCCTTAGTACGGCTCGAACGTAACTTCCAATTTAATTAAAACTGTTAGATAGATCTCTCACACACCTAAAAAAGGTACGGTAGCCCTCGCCCTTTGCATGCAGCCACaaaacttttcttcttctagtcctttctttatttgtctttctGAAGAAAATCTCATTACCCACGCCGTAGATGTTAATCTTGGAGCTGGACTTGACCTACGAGCGAGCGATTTCGAGAGCTTAGTCATGAACAGAGCCGCATTGAATTATATTGTTCGGTCGACGaatctctttcctctttctcttctcGTCACTTCTTTGTTCGTTGGACTTTGTTTCGTTTCGGTTGGTTTGTCAAATCGTTGCCAAGTTTGATCAATCGtttaatgtggattttttttggcAACTCCTACCTTCTTGAGCATTTGGTCGTTAGCTAAAAACTTCTTAGTAGTATaggtttctcttcttcttgccTCCAACAGTGTAGCTTAGGGTAAGACTTGGAGTTGGCAAAACTCTAAAGGACAATCGAAGTTGGAGACTCGAATTTATTGTTGGTAAAAATttaggaaacaaaaataaaagcgACAGTTGAAGTGACACTCAAAATTTAGAGAGCTACTATCATATGTTATGATGTATGATAGTAATATAACTTGTGTGTTTTTGACACTCGAAGTGACATCGTCAGTATTTTCCGTTAGTCAAATTAACATTGTTAATGGAATAACTTAATTACACCAAACTGATCAGTTTTATGACTTGGtcacattttttgaaagttttatgatttgtgCGAACTAATGCATTGATCCCAAGATAATTTATAGGTTTTCAGATTTGACTTTTGTTATTATAATGGAACGCAACGTCCAAATGCTCGACTACAAGTTGCATGAAGCTTGCTCGTGACGGGGGCCAACTTGGTGCTTTAGCGAACAATCGAATGGATGAATCCAACATGCAATGCTCGAGGGACACGACAATGCAACCTCTGGTCCATATAAGGTATGAATCACGGCTTCTGAGCAATTTGCTATTGAATACTAATCTCAATagagaaagtaaaaattgaGTCCTCGTCACAACCACTAGTTCAATTTGTTGCATTTACTACGTGTTCATCTAATGGGACGTGGATGATCGTggaaagacaaggaaaaacCCCCTTGAAATCATGCATATAATAACTGAACCGAGCACATACCAATTTAACCTAACGTGCCATACAAGGTGTTAGCAAATTGACCAGATGTCTAAGACGTAATCAATGAACTGATGGTCGAAGGTAATAATACAGGACCAGTGAATTTGTCACCGTCATGAATTTTCGTGGGGTATGGTGGCGATAGCGGTAATTGAGGTACCATCTCAAACATAATCTTCACTTTTCACACACCTAACGTGATAAATCAGGTACAGGATTGGAACatccaaacatgaaagtgtTTCATTGTGCTTGGAAATCCAACCTTTTTTTATCCCCAAAACATAGAATAATGATTTGAACACGAGCTATACTGCCAAGGATCATAGATTATATGTATGCGTGGGGCGTTCCATTTCTATATCCACCCGTTCTCCCATCTTCAGTTCCTAATGAACAACATGATTTTGACCTatcatttgttcaatgtggtcgaTTTGATACTAAATTAACTCTTTTATCTTTGTCAATAGGCATGCGGCCCCACTAGTAAAGACATTGGGGTTGAGAAGGCTAGTATCATAAATGCAGTGTTCAACTTCCGCGCTCTGCAAGAGGCAAAGTAAAAGTCTGAAACAGGAGagttagaaataaaaaaaagaaaaaaactcttTTATCTTTGTGTAACTAGTGATACCTAATCGATAATGAACCCAAATGGCTCTTTAATGTCCAGTcccatcaatttttttggtgGCAAATTGATTGATCTTTCATTGGTTGTTAAGATCTATTAAATATATGTAGAGATGGGTGGGAGGAGTTCGCTGCGTGAGGTTTTGACATGATTGATTCCTACTTGACGCCGTCGGTTACTCACTGAACTAACTTGCTGATTTTTCGCGGCTTTGAAAACTCTGAGACAACGAATTTAGACGTCAATTGATTTCTAATAGACAAAAGCAagttatttacaaaaaaagttCTCATTTATTAGATTCAAATCCAGCCTGTAAATGCTATAAAGCCTAATCTAAAGAACATAATCCTAGCACAACAAAGTTTTCACTTATTAGATTCTAATCAACCTGCAAATAGGATAAAGCCCTAATCTGTAGAACATAATCCTAGGAACTGGATAAATTGGAAATATCAGAAACTGACTAGGTAATATAGGAAATCACTTGGCAACAGCAATATGTTTCTTGGTTGGTTGTCCAAAACAAGCCCCCACTTTCACAGATGAGATAAGATCAGATTCACTTGCCGGCTTCAGATCACACGCTTCATGTGAATATTACTGGATACGGATCATAGCTTTGGAGCTCCATCAACATTGAACTGCACCAACATGAAGGGTCTTTGCTTAATCAACATTGAACATAATAAATAGATGCTATGACAAAGATCAGATCAGATTGTTTAGCTGATGCAATATTACCCTTAATTGTTTGGCAGTTTGATTCTTTATAGAACTTAAGCATACTGAATTGCATGAGCAGGAAAATGGGTATAAAAAAATCCGTAGATCTCTACCTGGTTGATCATGACCGTAAGCTCATCATCAAGGTAACTCAACTTGTGGTGGTACatatctcttccttcttctgatttttcgagcaattgatgcTCGAGCTGGGCATTGTCGCTTTCTAATGATCGTACTGATGACGGATTTCTCACTTTGCTTTCGCCACAAGCAATCTGATTCCTCGAGCTGGAGCTTTCACCATTGCCTTGACAATAAGTACTTGTCCCTCTGTCTGGTCCTCAAAAGCAGAACATGCCAATTAGttcatgcaaaagattttcaGAAGAGCATAAATCATTAGCATATATGGATAGTATTGTGAAAGGTTGAGTAGGACGAACATGCATTTATTCGCATAATCCCAGTAAATATACAGTGAACTAGACATGTTAAAGGCTTAGAAGACCACGGTTAATATCAGTAGCAGCATTATGATTGATTCCACAGGCATATTAGCActaagaacaaaagaaaaacgttCACTTTGTTTATACCAGTTTCAGATTTATGAACATGGTTGGTCGTGGAGTCCATACAGGTATCCGTTGTGGAACAAACTCCGGCGTGAATTAACAGAGGACGTTCATTGAAACCAGCTGGGAACCCGTGAGGATGATTAATTGGCCTACTGCTGAAGCCGCCTCCTATCCGGGGACTATGGAAATGAAAGTGCTCAGAGTGACTTCCTATCTGATTCTCTGGCTGCATATGTCCAAATTGCGAAGTTGAGAAGCTCAGTCTTCGAAACTCAGGCGCGGCGAATTGATTGACCATAGGATGTACATTAGCTGAAGGTTGGTGCTCAAGCCAAGGAGTCTGCACATGCTGCACATGCGGTCTGTACACTTGAAGAGCATTGAGATGACCCGGAGGAACGTTCTGATTAATGCCTGAGTGGTTGTTCATTAGCATTTTGGATGTGATGGTGTAGTCGTTAGCTTGGTTGATGTTGAGAGGTGGCCGGGCACTTCCTACTCCGTAGGCATTGTAGTTGTTCTTTCGGTAGCGGCCACGCCTAGTGTTTAGGCTCGAATCAGCTTCGCTTTGGCTTTCTTGGTTAAGAGCTGCATTGTGCTTCTTCAGCATATTTCTGTACTTCTACAATGTGACATTGGATTAGTAGATTATCGATGGGGGGTTTGAAGAAATAATAATCAACCATGGTGGAAGAGACTAGCATATAATGCTCACCTGCAGGTGACTCGCCACATTTTCTCTAGTGAGTCCCTGTACATTCATGATTTCCAGTATTTGTTTCGGATATGCTGCTGATGAATTGCAGTATAAAACCTTGAGAATGTTAATTAATTGACTTGCATTTGCGAAATACGTTTTCCGGACACTAATGTTACAAATGATCCTCTACCTTCATAGTTTGCGTAGAATTTCATCCATTCTAAAGATTGAAATTAATTACCATCAATTCCTGAGTACAAGAGAACTTacaattgattcctagctgctGAACTGCATTAACGAATTTGAGATGAAGCTCGGTGGACCAACTGACCCTTGTTCTCTTACGAACCGAACCATTGTTGTCAGCTTGGCAATTGTTTTCATCCTTAGCCTCTGGTACTTCGTCCGAGAGCATCGGTCGCTTCGTCCCCTTTGTTTCTGGAGCTGGTTTTTCGACCGCAAGCCTAGATTTTTCTTGTTTGCGTAACTGCTTCCTTAGcacatgctgccaaatgttttggagctcATGAATCCTAACCGGCTTCATTAGGAAGTCCCGAGCCCCATGCAATATAGCCCTCATTATGATCttctgatcattacttgccgataccaCTGAACAATAGTAACATCCAATCGTGAGAAGATGCATCATTGTCATGCTGAAGAGGAATCGGTGAATTAAAGGTTGCAAGCTTCGAAACTTAAATGTTAGCACCAGTACAGATGTCTCcatcttaaaaaaatttctctagaGAGAAGAGTAAGAGGACTGAGGCAAGAAGCATTGGTGAAGGAAACGTACAAGGTACAAGAAGATCAAGCTTAATATGCGTATAGCCAAAAGAATAGACCTAAAAAGGATGAGACACAAAAATTGCAGCACTCAGCAGCATCGGAGTTTGTAAGTCCAgatagaaaaatatttgtacTCCTCGAGTCCCTAGAATTGTAGTTAGTGCAGAAGTTTGTGTAATCTACCGTAAATTCCGCTGCCATAAATGGAGCAAGGGATGGAAATGTACGTATCTACACAAGTTTTGTAGCTTACTAATGACTGGTATGTCCAATTCAAGGCCGATGATCTCCAGGAGattgaaaccgtccatgtcgagcCCTACAATGGCGGTGACAACGATGTCAAACTTGTCTTTGTTCTGTCTCAGCATTTCTAAGGCTTCCGTCGCTTTTGCTTGACCTGTAACTGCATATATACACAAGTGAAAACTCCACAATCAGAACTTAGATACTATTTTCGGTACAGAACTCTCTCATATGACAATTACAGGTATTCACTTCTTTTGGCCGAAGACGGTTGGATAAAACTCTTATTTGATACATCCGTACTGTCTATACAAATCAAACTAGACTAATATTCTACTTTCTAGATTACCGAATGTAATCATCTTTAAAAACCATgattgagaacaattcaaagccccATCATACAAAAATCCGAGATGTGTCGCAGGATCCCCTTACAAGATAGCATCTTAATCAATGTTCTCAAATCCTTAATAGACTGCGAAGCAGTTAGTAATTGATTCTTCAAAGAACAAAGTTAATGCATGACCTTTTGCATGGTATTTCACTCCCACAACAAGAAGAGAAGCAAACTTATTGGCATGACCGATCGACAAACCTTCATACTGGCACTTTCTCAGCACGGTGACGAGGATCAAGAGGCAAGCCCGGTCGCCGTcgatggccatgactcgcagaccCTCAGGATATGAAACTCCATCCCCTCCCGCCGGGGCCGAACACGTACACTTTTCACCAATCTTTAGCATATCTACAGACCTTGAACATgaacatatatcaagaaaatatcGTGATCATCCGAGAAGATCACCAAAATTCTACAAGAGAATATCTTAAACAATCGAGATATGTGATTAGGGTTTTTATTACCAGTAGTAAATGTAGGAGATGATCTAGACCATAGTGATGGAAATTAATCGAACAAGATTTCGTTGCTCATTGAATATGGCTTGAAGTccacagaaaaggaaagatcgGCCTAGTGGAGATCCAGCATATCAAGTGTAATCAAGCAAACAAGTCGAAAGCACAATACAGGAAAGATCTCATCATGAGGGTTTAGCGGCTAAAGAACAGGCAAGGAAAGTAAATCTTGGAAACTTGATTCTTAAGAGGGTTGGAGAGAAGAAATGACTGAAATGGTTACGTACGGGAAAACTCACACAAGTACAGATAATTTGAAAAATCTTAGAGATTGAAGGAGAGATAATTAAGCGAGCTGTTAACATTGTCTCTTCGTTTTGAAAACCGTATGAATGTTTGTTGACGATTAGTTGAAATTAACCACctcatttgggaaaaaaaaattgtttgcttattcggaaaaaaaaaattgtttagaaTTCCAATCCcagcaaaaaaattatcaatcaaCCGATTTTcggtaactcatttatgatctcCTCATACTTTTAtgattttacaaaattttttcaaCAAGTTGCAATTACCAACTTCACTGACTTTTGATC
This genomic interval from Rhodamnia argentea isolate NSW1041297 chromosome 4, ASM2092103v1, whole genome shotgun sequence contains the following:
- the LOC115744555 gene encoding CASP-like protein 2C1 encodes the protein MGYWAEKTEAFLRVSAILLLVLTACLVAMDTQTKLIMYTYAKKATFRDLKALPVLVYIDGVVAGYNLLQLSRCSVSACYKGEMQSPLLKNLSWVHFLLDQVAVYVVFATTAAATQASLLAVTGSKAMQWMKLCGRYTRFCVQIGGALLCGYVACIVLVLTSFLSAYNLFRLYSPTKFMQLKSKQ
- the LOC125314838 gene encoding two-component response regulator ORR24-like, whose translation is MAIDGDRACLLILVTVLRKCQYEVTGQAKATEALEMLRQNKDKFDIVVTAIVGLDMDGFNLLEIIGLELDIPVIMVSASNDQKIIMRAILHGARDFLMKPVRIHELQNIWQHVLRKQLRKQEKSRLAVEKPAPETKGTKRPMLSDEVPEAKDENNCQADNNGSVRKRTRVSWSTELHLKFVNAVQQLGINSAYPKQILEIMNVQGLTRENVASHLQKYRNMLKKHNAALNQESQSEADSSLNTRRGRYRKNNYNAYGVGSARPPLNINQANDYTITSKMLMNNHSGINQNVPPGHLNALQVYRPHVQHVQTPWLEHQPSANVHPMVNQFAAPEFRRLSFSTSQFGHMQPENQIGSHSEHFHFHSPRIGGGFSSRPINHPHGFPAGFNERPLLIHAGVCSTTDTCMDSTTNHVHKSETDRGTSTYCQGNGESSSSRNQIACGESKVRNPSSVRSLESDNAQLEHQLLEKSEEGRDMYHHKLSYLDDELTVMINQFNVDGAPKL